taaggccaaTTATGAGAGCATCAAACATGGTAATCCGTTGATGATATTTCTCTATAGAACACACCAGAAtaaaagttttctttctcatttctctgtgtacagagtgattttatgttcaaagtgTGGGGCCTTTAAAGAACGTTGCTTAAGCAAAGTAAATATATTTCGAACAGTGAATTAACTTGAAAAATATCGCATCCACAttggcatgctttgaataagaccaaaccttgttGTACATGTATTGAAAGTTGAAGTTAAgctcattttttcaaggcacTAGATGAAGTCAAATCTTGAAACTATCACAGGTAAGCGAAatttaccatgtggtgagctgttgttgtctttaatacgtacacgaaatttcgggaaaaatggtccccgttcaccttccttcatagtataatgacaaggtaggagacggaagccagcgtagggactctgatcgacccaaaacacgcacgatttttttcccgaaaatcgaaaccagtcgctaaataaacacgccaggctcgtggaacatgaatttctctaaaccatgaatccactaaAGCATCTCCATGTGAAGCTACCAGACTCCatagaacttgtaagttaacctgctaaaatagCGACCCGAAGCCGTTGTCCttgcaaagtgtccaattcaaaatggcactaaactcgggacgcctggcgACAAGTATAAtaagtccccctggagggaggggagtcctaAATTgctcaaaacaaaactcatgatcactgagcaatctgggactcccctccctccagggagacttattatacttgtcaccaggcgtcccgaggtcagtgccattttgaattggacactttgcgaggacaacggcTTCGTGCCGCGATTTTAGCAGGTTAAgttacaagttctacggagcctggtggcttcacgttgctacctggagaagCTTTAGTGGGTTCATGGTTTacagaaattcatgttccatgagcctggcgtgtttatttagcgactggattcgattttcgtgaaaaaaatcgtgcttgttttaaGTCGATCAGAGTCCCTACGCTGGCTtctgtctcctaccttgtcactatactgtGAAGGAAGGTGAACAGGCACCATTTTTCCTGAAACTTTGTGTACGTattaaaaacagcaacaacagctcaccacgtgGTAAggttcatcgatttttatttccagacctaaacttcgcctcatatgttctctatatttgcctatgtggcacacacagtgagcctgggttacctgtggtactATTGCGcaaaattctcaagaatttTAACTCACTCAAGTGACCTCTAGTTGAATCATTGAGTGGAATTCCTAAAGATTTACATAAATTCCTAGTCCACAGTGcccttttagctttcaattcccgaaAATTAGGCCTGGAAATCCAGAAAACTCTGGCCAAACCTGGCTTTAAAATCTTGAAGGGCGGGAAGGCCAGTCTTTTTGGCTGAACAGTGTGACAGTTTAAATTGCttaaacattaaattttaagtACAACTTTAGCATGATAGAATGAGAAGGACTTAAATCATTTACATAGCTCTTTTATCAATACAAAGACTCTGCACATCAGACAATAATCATGCAAAGGTTTAGGAACAGGAAATATAACATTCATTGTCAAGTGTCAGTTATAATATAATGTTTACGTTGCTACATAAAGATAATTGTCTGTTCAACCATAACATCATCGCATATTGCAAGACACCATCAAGGCCATTTTAAAGATTGTTACTTTAAAGACAGTTCAATTGAGCCCACAGAGTTTGGTTAAGGCCACTGGTCACTATTACAGACACTGTTACGCTAAATTGCAGTCAATGTCTGTAATCTTGAAGACTTATACATTTTTGGCCTGGAAattcaaaaaagcctgggcaaCCCGGTCTTGAATCTTAAGGCCTGGAAAGGCCAGGCTATTTTTACCAGGGTTGCCGAGAAAGCTCAGCCTTGGAAGTAACAAGGCCATGAAGGCCAAGCTTTGGTGGCCAAGGTTGCAGAGAAAGCTTGGCTGGGTTCATGCTTGCCGGGTTTTTGGCCGGGCTCCTGATGCAAGCAACAATTTGAACACACTTTTTTAACATATATAGTACAACAAGCATTCCGGTATTGGAGTAATATTTTGGTTACGAAACTAAATCTAGATGAAATGAAACAGAAATTAATACTTGCAGACTATTGATTGGCTTTCTAAAGGACGAGAGTACAACTAAAAACCCAACCAGCATAATCATTTATTTACGAGTCACACCTCCTCAAGATCTCCCCACATGGGATCATGGGTAACCCAAGTAACATATCGGAAGTAACATCCCAGCCCTTAAATGTTTACAAGATTTGTAACATTTACGaatttaacaagaaaaaaaatctttcagaCACTTGAGTTCGTGCTTTCAATAGCCTCCAACAGACTCCCAACAGAACCAGCTTGGTTATGGGTCCCAACAACGTTGCGGAAGCTGTGTTCACTCTAGCACTTCGAACACAACATGGTGTGAATCTCAATGATTTGACCAAGAGGCCATTTGGGACACCTGTCATCAACGATTAGCGCTACATCACCAACTGCGAACTTTCCCTTCTTGTGAAACCACTGTTAAAGTTGTTGTAACAGCGGAAGGTATTCCTGAATCCTTCTCCTCCAAAAAGTGTCTTCTGCATGCATAGATGTCATCACTTGTAAACGCTCCAGGTGGAAGCTGAGGACCATTCCACAGAAGAAGATGATTTGCCATAAGGCGTTGAAGATCACGGGGGTCATCAGACACCTTGGTAATTGACCTACTGTTGACAATTGCTTCAATCTCACACATTAGTGTTGCTGAGAATTCTTCTTCTGTATCGCTCCCAAACTCCTCCTTGGTGGGAAGCGGAAGGGGGGTTGAACACTCACTTGATGTTTCACTGAATCATAAACTCATTTCTTTGCTGCTCATTCCATTCTTCAATCACTTTGTGCAATTCCTTGTTTCCTGCTGCAAAGTTTGTTCCATTATCCGATCTAACCAACTCGGGAAGACCTTGTTCAGCAAATCTTCTGAATGAATTGATGAAGGAATTGGTGTCCATACTGTGTAACACTTTGATATGTATAGCCCTGACCGTCAAGCAGATATACAGAATTCCATAATGTTTCACGTCCGCTCTGCCTCTTTTAACAACAAATGGGCCAAAACAATCCACGCCCACGTGGGAGAACAGGGGTCTGTCGGGCTGTACTCGATCAGCAGACAAATCTGACATCTTTTGAATTCCAGGAGAAGCGTATTGACTACTTCCTTTACTGTCGCCCTACCATTGTTTGGCCAGAATCTTTCTCTGGTGAGGGAAAGCACATGTTCCACTGTGGCATGACCTGATGTTTCATGGTAGTGCTGCACAATGAGGTTGGTCAGATGATGTGACTTAGGTAGGAGTATCGGATACTTGACTTCTTCTGCAAGCGGTGCATTCCTGAAGTGTCCGTCTATGGGTAAAAGACCATTAACCCTAAAGGCATTTAGCTTGTGCAGTTGACTTGACTTGCTGGACAAACCTTCTCCTGCAAAACAAAAGCTTTGAACGATAGAGTAATATACATGCAATGTGTTTTACAACTTAAACCAGGAAGAGAAATATTGTATTATCTGCTCCATTGTGTCTGCATTGTCTCCTGCAGAAGCAGTGAAAGTTTTAGCTTCTCTCTTCAGTTCTAAATCTTCACAATCGTGGTCGCATGCGACATGGGCTGCTGAGGCCAGTGATCTTCTGTTTTCCACCGAAAGTCGGGTCCccttttccatcggttgttgtTGATTAGGGCTCCTGTTGATAGACCTCTGGATACATCATCTGCCACGTTCAGTTGAGTATTCACATACTTCCCTTGGCTTGGCTGAGTTGTTTCACGGATGAGTGCAATCTTGTTCGTGACGAACGTTTTGAATCTTCTGTCTTGATTACAGATATATGCCATTACGCAGGTACTGTCAGTCCAATATAGAACTTCATTGATGGGCAAATCGATTTCTTACAGAATCATATTGCTTACTCTAGTTGCAGTAGCCGCTGCAGTAAGCTCAAGTTGAGTTATTGTTACCTGCTTCATGGGTGGCAGTCGCGCTTTGCCAAGGACAAACGAACATTGAATTCGACCTCTGCTGTTTACAAATCAAAGGTGCGACACTACACTGGATCCCATATGCGATGCATCGGAAAAGGTGTGTCGTTGCGTTGAGACAATCTCACCAAAGTCCTTCAGCTTAAAGCGGCAATCAAACTCTAATGACTCCAGCTTGGGTAAGTCTTTCAACCACGATTACCACGTTGCTTATGATGTTGTCCTATTCCAGTCCCTTTGTACATAGGTCTTGGAGTAGAGACATTCCTTGCAGAATGCATGGCAATGCGAACCCCAGTGGGTCGTGTTGGGAACTGATTACGGCCAAGATTCCACTTCTAGTGGGTGAGATTTCAAAACTCAAAGTGTCAGAGTCCCAGCAGACAGGTAAGCATTCCAAGTCAAGGGATTTCACAGAACCAGACCTTTCACTTTCAGGTATCGTTTCAAGGACACTATGACTGTTTGTAATCCATTTGGTGAGTCTGAATCCACTTTTAGACAGAATTTGAGATAGTGCAGTATCGAGATGAATATCTTCCTTTTCACCATCAATGGACTTCAAACAGTCATAAACATAGAAGTTTCTTAGGACTTTTTCTACGGCTTCAGTTGAATAACGAACTCTGTTCACGAAGACACGCCTCCAAAAAGATGGACCTTCATTTGCTACTGTTCAGGTTCTTAGTTGATGTCTCCTTCTGGCCACCACAGATAACGCAGATAGTTGCTGTCTTCGGGCTTACATAGACTGGATAAAACATGGCCTCTACGTCTGACATCCATGCAATGCTATTCTCTCTGAACCTCATCAGGACTCTAACAAGCGAATTAGCTAGATCAGGTCCTTGCCAACAAATGATGTAAGGGAGCTGAACATCTCTATATTGACCTTCTCGGTTTCATCGAGGACTTATTTTGACACCCTTGAAGCAAAGTAATGAAGAACATTTGCGGGCACTTGAAAATGGCGCAATATCCAAACTTGAGAAACGTGGTCACAGCTGGGAAGTTTCAAGACAGGTCCCATGTTTTATCAGTCAAAAAGTCAATGAGTCAGGAGTCATGAGTCAacgagactcacagtcaatatagcagtaatttattgattaaacctaagccctcgtttcagtgattaggccaaagCACTCTATGaaatgttagctttcattttatgggtgaGGGTAACTACACTAAGTCACAGACTCATTTACTTATGACATATTGATTCATTGACTCAAGACTCGTTTCAAGAAGGAAGACGACAGCGTCTTCGAAAACGTCATCTTCCAACTTCGCATTACTTTGACGTTTTTACGAACTCATCCCTCATGTAAACTGTGTCAACTGTCCTTGATTTAAAATGGCACGAGAGGCATTTGCGATAATTAGCGAAAACCTAAAATTTTATCCTTGTATGTTCACGTCCATCAATGGAACCAACTGAAACCGTtcgtgtaaaatgcagactgcagaccgggggtaaaacgCAGACTGAGGTTACAacataactgttgaaaaagcccaaacccattagaaatgctaacaattaagcctaaatattgttttaggcctaattaggcctaaggttagcagttctaaggggtttgggctttttcaacagttacgttatatcctcagtctgcattttacactgaccgaacTGAAACCCTCCTTGTCCCGGGAAAGGGTGGAGGAAAACAAGAGCACGGAATCAATTTTGAACAGTCATTTGCCCCGGGGGAATGGTGGATTAGACGAATTCTGACAGAGAGAATTGGCAAATAAATCGTGTTGTGAATCAGCATCTTTGGACGTTGAAGAATCATGGTGTATGTGTGGTGGTCCCAGCATGAAGTAGAAAGTGACTCTGTGCCATTTGCAGAGCAGTTAGTGGGCAACACAGGTTTTAACTTAAATGGTGTCACTAGGAATTGTCTGGCTAAAAGTCAGCACACATTGCTGTGTATTCGCAAATAAACCAGAGACAGTGAAGAAAGGCAGATCAAGATGGCGATTCACAACTTTTAATCACAAAACCAGGCCTCGTGTACAAACCAAATATGGAAAAAGGGGTCACGTCAAAAAATGTTGACACAGGGATCTAACACACACAAGTACATTTCAGTTATTTTCTTTCGATGTGGAACCTGACAGATTGCAATTCTTTTTTGATATGGGACATTTGGGGAATTGTACTGCAATACCTGCtctggggggaggggtgggccTTAATGCTTTGTCAGTTTCCCTACCATTTCCCGGGGTGGGAGTTTCCATTGACTTGAGCACAAAAATTGGCATGTCACCActgaccaaatatggttgtcatTCGAACCTGACGACATGTTCAACTGGTGAAAAAAGTAAACgagagaaatgactatttgaagatGTCCATACAAACGGTTTTTGTTGCATTCTTGTTATCATGGATTTCGTCATGAAAACGGCCTTGTATTTTTCGTATAAATAGCAGTTCATGAAACGTCATTCATTCATTTCGGTaatatttcattcagtgtgCGATTTTAGTGGTTTACTCTGGAAGGGATAAAGGTATATTAAATACTAAGGGAATGGGATGTGCAAGATGTGTAGATCACAAACGTGTTCATTGTATATCAAGAGTAAACAATATACTAACTGAAACGTTTAGCTGAAGAAACAAAGTGAATCAGAACAGTCGGTTCAAGACACTGCAAAGTGAATAACTGAAACATCGTAAATACTCTGAAATGTGACACTCAACAAATTTAAGTTACAATTTCCATGCAAGATCTACATTAACGGTAACAAGAACGATTTTAATTAAGTGTCACTTAAAAGTCAGGTTATCAAAACGGCACAGTGGACACTAGGAAGGCACATTGTCTGCGGGCCCATAGAATTTTAAGTCACTTATCATTAAGATCCCAGATGGAATTATCACGTAAGTAAAAGTCCAAGTTATTTCGCATCTGTGAATATGACTGGTAATTTCTGGGGAGAATTAACCTGCGAAAACAAGTGAACGATTTGGGGCGAATCGCTGTTGGGGCCATGACTTCTGTGTCCACTGCAATTCCGTTGCCTGGCAAACCAGGCATTAATTGCTGTCATTAATTGCTGTCGTTCCTCTGACGTGCCAAGAAGTGAATAATCTAACCAGGGGAAGGAATCAGAGCTGTCAGGAAGGAAGCAAACATCTTGTGCACCAGTGTCTACAGGCAGATTTGCATGGTTCGAATGCCAGGTTCGAATGCCAGGCCTTTCCTTTATCTTTGTTACTCGTTTTAGGCTTTGCTGGTACAGACGGTGGTAATGCCGACTGCATAAGATCATAATCATCTTCGTCTGATGAATCAGGCTTGGACGTCAAATACATTCTTACCAATGTGAGcttttgtttttcgatgtgtcgtTGTAGTGTGAAATCAGTGGTTTGGATATGCTCTTCAACAGTCTCTGCTTTGAAATTTGCAAGATTGAACAGCATTTCATCTTCTTTTCCGTAAGGCGACCGTCTGCCttgaaaaaagagttttttCCCCTCAGCTATCAGATCTTGTTAAGTGGAATCAGACGGCAAGTGGATCCTTCTGGTTCCACCTCCGTTGTTTAACCTTACTGTTACGAAACGCTTTTCCTTCGCAGAATAATGCATCCAACCCAGAGTAATCTTCCTGCTTTTCTTCGCGCTTGGACCTTTCTTCGCCCTTTGGTCTGAATTAGAGTCGAGGTTGTTGGTACCACTGTTGGCCGTTTCTGTCTTCTTGTATTTCCCTTTTTCTCTACCCTTCTTTAGTTCTTCAACAAGTTTCCTCTTTCGATCTTCATA
The Montipora capricornis isolate CH-2021 chromosome 10, ASM3666992v2, whole genome shotgun sequence genome window above contains:
- the LOC138020634 gene encoding uncharacterized protein: MSDLSADRVQPDRPLFSHVGVDCFGPFVVKRGRADVKHYGILYICLTVRAIHIKVLHSMDTNSFINSFRRFAEQGLPELVRSDNGTNFAAGNKELHKVIEEWNEQQRNEFMIQ